In Microbacterium pumilum, the following proteins share a genomic window:
- a CDS encoding carbohydrate-binding domain-containing protein yields the protein MLRRRLILATTPLVLGALVLAGCATQSAGSTSGTTLTTDDSAAVETTAVVDSDLAADAVLAANADVTVVNDDEWSSADAVDIELSDTTASSDSSAVTVDGSTVTISEGGVFRLSGSLDGQIVVTAPEDAQVVLILDDADIAASDSPAITVTSADDVVISLADGSENSVSDAASYADDAAANAAIYSDADLTITGSGSLSVSGNGNDGITSTDDLVILSGDITADAVDDALRGKDSLVVEGGTLDLTAGGDALKSDQDEDATQGFIWVSDGDISAVSRDDGLSAATDVVVTGGTINVTAGSSASAADASPKGVVAGIVVALDGGDLTIDAVDDAVHSDGSVGIGGATLSVTTRDDGIHAEQALEVRDGSVVVEDSAEGLEATDIAISGGTVDVTSSDDGLNGASGTVSTAGAGAGGGMGGGGETDSGETIVISGGSVRVNAVGDAIDSNGSITLSGGTTIVTGPTSGGGQGALDANGAITVDGGSVSVAGSVLKTATGAQAWIAATVSGTAGQTVEITDASGAVIDSFEADATFGAVFYSGPDVASDGSYSVSVDGSDAVTVTAGVAVQSEMGGGPGGGRGGRPQQP from the coding sequence ATGCTCCGCCGCCGCTTGATTCTGGCCACCACCCCGCTCGTGCTCGGAGCTCTCGTGCTCGCAGGCTGCGCAACGCAGTCGGCCGGCTCGACATCCGGCACGACGTTGACCACCGACGACTCGGCGGCTGTCGAGACGACGGCTGTCGTCGATTCCGACCTTGCTGCGGACGCAGTCCTCGCCGCGAACGCCGACGTCACCGTCGTCAACGACGACGAGTGGTCCTCCGCAGACGCCGTCGACATCGAACTCTCCGACACGACCGCGTCGTCCGACTCGTCCGCAGTCACGGTCGACGGCTCCACCGTCACGATTTCCGAAGGTGGGGTCTTCCGCCTCTCGGGCTCTCTCGACGGCCAGATCGTCGTTACAGCGCCCGAGGATGCTCAGGTCGTGCTCATCCTCGACGACGCCGACATCGCGGCATCCGATTCACCGGCCATCACCGTGACGAGTGCCGATGACGTCGTGATCTCGCTCGCCGATGGCAGCGAGAACTCGGTGTCGGACGCCGCGTCCTACGCCGATGACGCCGCCGCCAACGCGGCGATCTACAGCGATGCAGACCTCACGATCACGGGCAGCGGATCCCTGTCGGTCTCGGGCAACGGAAACGACGGCATCACCAGCACCGACGATCTCGTCATCCTCTCGGGTGACATCACGGCCGACGCGGTCGACGATGCGCTGCGGGGCAAGGACTCGCTGGTGGTCGAAGGCGGCACGCTCGACCTCACGGCCGGCGGCGACGCGCTCAAGAGCGACCAGGACGAGGACGCGACCCAGGGCTTCATCTGGGTCTCGGACGGCGACATCTCCGCCGTCAGTCGCGACGATGGGCTGAGCGCCGCGACCGACGTCGTCGTGACCGGCGGCACGATCAACGTCACGGCCGGGTCGTCCGCATCCGCTGCCGACGCTTCGCCGAAGGGCGTCGTCGCCGGGATCGTCGTCGCACTGGACGGCGGCGACCTCACGATCGACGCCGTCGATGACGCCGTGCACTCCGACGGATCGGTCGGCATCGGCGGCGCCACGCTCTCTGTGACGACCCGGGACGACGGCATCCACGCCGAGCAGGCGCTCGAGGTCCGCGACGGTTCGGTCGTCGTCGAAGACTCTGCCGAAGGCCTCGAGGCGACCGACATCGCGATCTCCGGCGGCACGGTCGATGTCACGTCGAGCGATGACGGCCTCAACGGCGCGAGCGGGACCGTCTCGACCGCTGGTGCCGGTGCCGGCGGCGGCATGGGCGGCGGCGGTGAGACCGACTCGGGCGAGACGATCGTGATCTCGGGCGGCTCGGTGAGAGTGAACGCGGTCGGTGACGCGATCGACTCGAACGGCTCGATCACGTTGTCCGGTGGCACCACGATCGTGACCGGACCGACGTCCGGCGGCGGTCAGGGTGCGCTCGATGCCAACGGCGCCATCACGGTGGACGGCGGCTCGGTGTCTGTGGCAGGCAGTGTGCTGAAGACCGCGACCGGCGCACAGGCCTGGATCGCGGCAACCGTCAGCGGGACCGCCGGGCAGACCGTCGAGATCACGGATGCCTCTGGTGCGGTGATCGACTCGTTCGAGGCCGACGCCACCTTCGGCGCCGTGTTCTACAGCGGTCCGGATGTCGCATCAGACGGCTCGTACTCGGTATCGGTCGACGGCTCTGACGCAGTGACGGTGACCGCGGGTGTCGCCGTGCAATCGGAGATGGGCGGCGGCCCTGGAGGCGGCAGAGGAGGCCGACCGCAACAGCCGTAA
- a CDS encoding glyoxalase, giving the protein MDVQFVAGFGPIVRDDAESRRFYQDSLGIVFEEPTPGYLDTHALPGVKVFALWRLAEAAESTFGVSEWPADVPVPQAWLEFELASPIAVAEGEAELRAAGYEILATRHVEPWGQTIARLLSPEGMLVGLSYFDQLHDETIA; this is encoded by the coding sequence ATGGACGTGCAGTTTGTCGCCGGCTTCGGACCCATCGTTCGTGATGACGCGGAGTCCCGCCGGTTCTATCAGGACTCGTTGGGCATCGTGTTCGAGGAGCCGACGCCGGGGTATCTCGACACTCACGCGCTGCCGGGGGTTAAGGTCTTCGCGCTCTGGCGGCTGGCCGAGGCCGCGGAATCCACGTTCGGGGTAAGTGAGTGGCCGGCCGACGTGCCGGTTCCTCAGGCTTGGCTGGAGTTCGAGCTCGCCTCGCCGATCGCCGTCGCGGAGGGCGAGGCCGAGCTCCGTGCCGCCGGTTACGAGATCCTGGCGACCAGGCACGTGGAGCCGTGGGGTCAGACGATCGCCAGATTGCTGAGTCCCGAGGGGATGCTGGTCGGCCTGTCGTACTTCGACCAGCTGCACGACGAAACCATTGCCTGA
- a CDS encoding YDG/SRA domain-containing protein: MARFFGTPDGVKVGQFFLDRRELQSAWVHRPGRAGISGTKAEGADSIVVSGGYVDDEDHGSYLIYTGHGGNQRRPNKQIADQDPEAPGNAGLITSLVQGLPVRVIRGAHASSPFAPRAGYVYSGLYSVTSWWMETGRDGFRIVRFRLDAIDNQTVVEPAPAIDHDPAFASAVVTRRIRDTAVAREVKELYDFSCQICGIGLRGFEGRKYAEGAHVRPLGRPHLGADHLENLLCLCPNHHTQLDIGGIWISDDMVAMYATSHEPVATLSWKKRHRVNRENVAYHRSLWPSIAELAS; the protein is encoded by the coding sequence ATGGCCAGATTCTTTGGGACACCCGATGGCGTGAAGGTTGGCCAGTTCTTTCTCGACCGCAGAGAGCTGCAGAGCGCCTGGGTTCATCGACCGGGTCGGGCGGGAATCAGCGGGACGAAGGCCGAGGGTGCGGACTCGATCGTCGTTTCAGGCGGATACGTAGATGACGAGGATCATGGCTCCTACCTGATTTACACCGGCCATGGCGGCAATCAGCGGCGTCCAAACAAGCAAATCGCCGACCAGGATCCCGAGGCCCCAGGAAACGCTGGGCTCATAACGAGCTTGGTGCAGGGGCTCCCTGTTCGCGTTATCCGGGGTGCCCATGCGAGTTCTCCATTCGCGCCGCGCGCCGGTTACGTCTATTCCGGGCTGTATTCCGTCACGAGTTGGTGGATGGAGACCGGTCGTGACGGATTCCGGATAGTCCGTTTCAGGCTTGACGCGATTGACAATCAGACGGTGGTCGAACCTGCACCGGCAATAGATCACGACCCAGCATTCGCCTCGGCTGTCGTCACACGCAGAATCCGAGACACAGCGGTCGCTCGTGAGGTCAAGGAGTTATACGACTTCAGTTGTCAGATTTGCGGAATCGGGTTGCGCGGATTCGAGGGACGGAAGTACGCGGAGGGAGCCCATGTGCGTCCCCTTGGGCGGCCACACCTCGGCGCCGATCACCTGGAGAACCTCCTCTGTTTGTGTCCGAATCACCACACGCAATTGGACATCGGTGGCATCTGGATCAGTGACGACATGGTTGCGATGTATGCGACGTCCCACGAGCCGGTCGCGACCCTCAGTTGGAAGAAGCGACACCGAGTCAACCGCGAGAACGTGGCCTATCACCGCTCTCTTTGGCCGTCCATAGCTGAGCTGGCGAGCTAG
- a CDS encoding (deoxy)nucleoside triphosphate pyrophosphohydrolase, translating into MRNYDVVGAVIIRDGFVLCAQRGSAGLLGGLWEFPGGKIEPGETPQQALVREIAEELDCFVSVGAEVALTHHQYEFGVVRLQTFYCQLLTGTPSATEHAELRWVAPTDLSALEWAPADIPAVDKIERESVTF; encoded by the coding sequence GTGAGGAACTACGACGTTGTCGGTGCAGTGATTATCAGGGACGGCTTCGTGCTTTGTGCCCAGCGAGGGTCGGCCGGATTGCTCGGCGGTCTTTGGGAGTTCCCAGGGGGCAAGATTGAGCCGGGCGAGACACCGCAGCAAGCTCTCGTGCGTGAAATTGCCGAAGAACTCGATTGTTTTGTCTCTGTTGGCGCGGAAGTCGCTTTGACCCATCACCAGTATGAGTTTGGTGTCGTGAGGCTACAAACTTTCTACTGCCAACTCCTAACGGGGACTCCATCCGCAACGGAACACGCGGAGCTGCGATGGGTCGCACCGACAGACCTGAGCGCGCTTGAGTGGGCTCCAGCTGACATTCCGGCCGTTGACAAGATTGAGCGCGAGTCGGTGACGTTCTAG
- a CDS encoding tyrosine-type recombinase/integrase, whose amino-acid sequence MGSITPYESAKGRRYRVRYRRPDRTEAEKRGFTTMREAELYLAMVTVSKAKGEYIDPVASRVPVRMFADSWLRSKQPPMSKPSYYMTLERAWKNHVAPVWADREISSIRRSEVQDWVSALASKKSRTVVLRSLGILAGILDVAIDDRRLASNPARHVRNLPRHGPGKRRVYLSHDQVATLAACSAYPTLVLTLAYTGLRWGEATGLRVRSVNRLRRRFVIEENAVMIAYEIHVGTPKTHEKRSVPYPERLAPMIEQACARKGPEGLLFGDGVNHMRNSGNKGWFANAVRRAQEFDPSIPRLTPHDLRHTAASLAISSGANVKAVQRMLGHASAAMTLDTYADLFDDDLDAVATRLNDAMPLVALPTGPQTRYARPH is encoded by the coding sequence ATGGGCAGCATCACCCCATATGAATCGGCGAAGGGCCGCCGCTACCGCGTGCGCTATCGCCGGCCTGATCGCACCGAGGCGGAGAAGCGCGGCTTCACGACCATGCGCGAAGCGGAGCTGTACCTCGCCATGGTTACGGTGTCGAAGGCGAAGGGCGAGTACATCGATCCGGTGGCGTCCAGGGTTCCGGTCCGAATGTTCGCCGACAGTTGGCTGCGATCGAAGCAGCCGCCGATGTCGAAGCCTTCCTACTACATGACGCTCGAGCGTGCGTGGAAGAACCACGTCGCTCCGGTTTGGGCCGACAGGGAGATCTCATCGATCCGGCGCTCCGAAGTCCAGGATTGGGTGTCAGCCCTCGCGTCGAAGAAGTCGCGAACGGTCGTCCTTCGCTCGCTGGGGATCCTGGCCGGCATCCTCGACGTCGCAATCGACGATCGTCGTCTCGCCAGCAATCCGGCCCGGCATGTGCGCAATCTTCCTCGGCACGGGCCGGGTAAGCGTCGCGTCTACCTGTCGCATGACCAGGTGGCGACGCTGGCGGCGTGCTCGGCGTATCCGACCCTCGTCCTGACTCTGGCTTATACGGGTCTGCGCTGGGGCGAGGCGACGGGGCTGCGTGTGCGGAGCGTGAACCGTCTGCGTCGACGCTTCGTCATCGAGGAAAATGCGGTGATGATCGCGTACGAGATCCACGTCGGCACGCCCAAGACGCACGAGAAGCGCTCCGTCCCGTACCCCGAGCGGCTCGCTCCGATGATCGAGCAGGCGTGCGCCCGTAAGGGTCCCGAGGGACTGCTCTTCGGCGACGGGGTCAACCACATGCGCAACTCGGGCAACAAGGGATGGTTCGCGAACGCGGTCCGGCGTGCGCAGGAGTTTGATCCGTCGATTCCGCGGCTCACTCCTCATGACCTCCGCCACACCGCCGCGTCGCTTGCGATCAGCTCGGGCGCGAACGTGAAGGCCGTGCAGCGGATGCTGGGTCACGCGTCGGCCGCGATGACGCTGGACACCTACGCCGATCTTTTCGACGACGATCTGGATGCGGTGGCGACGAGACTGAACGACGCCATGCCGCTGGTGGCACTGCCGACGGGCCCGCAGACCCGCTACGCCCGACCGCACTGA
- a CDS encoding macro domain-containing protein, whose protein sequence is MVTVSAVRGDITEQRVDAIVNAANRLMRGGGGVDGAIHQAGGRAILEDCIARFPDGLHTGDAGWTTAGAMPANWVIHTVGPNYGAGEHDRTLLVSCYRRALEVADELGARSVASPLISAGVYAWPINDAIEVAVDTIARTRTRVAEVRLIALNDDTHRRVRAQVLRRFPPPTDAGSVGQLFDRAPRQWSFRGDPYLWRALRAKFASTPLPRDSWALETMIRTAAETITGRPLAEGDEPFHLPEFDPGHGMSAGGVTPSWWNTTGIRILIDRFEATLPQQDGGDGLTVPVDS, encoded by the coding sequence ATGGTTACCGTCAGCGCCGTTCGCGGCGACATCACCGAGCAACGTGTCGATGCAATCGTCAATGCTGCGAACCGTCTTATGCGCGGCGGAGGCGGAGTGGACGGTGCGATACATCAGGCCGGCGGTCGCGCCATACTCGAGGATTGCATCGCGCGCTTTCCAGACGGACTCCACACTGGCGACGCGGGATGGACGACGGCGGGCGCAATGCCGGCGAACTGGGTGATCCATACGGTCGGCCCGAACTACGGGGCTGGCGAACACGACCGAACGCTACTTGTGTCCTGCTATCGGCGGGCGCTGGAGGTCGCCGATGAGCTCGGCGCGCGAAGCGTCGCCTCGCCGCTAATCAGTGCAGGGGTCTACGCATGGCCTATCAACGACGCGATCGAGGTTGCTGTCGATACGATCGCCCGGACTCGAACGCGGGTCGCTGAAGTACGGCTGATCGCGCTCAATGACGATACCCACCGGCGGGTGAGGGCCCAGGTGCTCAGGCGGTTCCCGCCGCCCACAGATGCGGGATCGGTGGGTCAGCTCTTCGACCGCGCGCCTCGCCAATGGAGCTTCCGGGGCGACCCGTATCTATGGAGGGCGCTCCGCGCGAAGTTCGCTTCCACGCCGCTCCCACGCGACTCGTGGGCACTCGAGACGATGATCCGAACGGCCGCGGAAACCATCACTGGCAGGCCGCTGGCGGAGGGCGACGAGCCGTTCCACCTCCCCGAGTTCGATCCTGGTCATGGAATGTCGGCGGGCGGTGTCACGCCTTCCTGGTGGAACACCACAGGTATCCGGATTCTCATCGACCGATTTGAGGCGACGTTGCCCCAGCAAGACGGTGGTGACGGACTGACCGTGCCAGTCGATTCGTGA
- a CDS encoding helicase-related protein has product MSTEFWKSATPGARIAGVIPGSPVTVVAVISHGAGAVQLIYRLPDGQVAERILYDADDAGLSTHQDGGRPFDADARDFRLAAEAQRILLAGHSDPMLAVATSDVQPLPHQIRAVYGELLPRTPLRFLLADDPGAGKTIMAGLYIKELLLRDDVKRCLIVAPGSLVEQWQDELRLKFGLDFEILAARSQDAAPGANVFEGKPLLIARMDQLARNEYLLTQLEDAEFDLVVVDEAHRMSARWFGGEIKLSRRFELGRLLSERTRHFLLMTATPHNGKEEDFQSFLSLLDRDRFEGPGDKRAESGTADGFMRRMIKEDLLTFEGKPLFPERQAETATYPLSANERHLYEQVTEYVREGMNRADRLDGKRRVTVGFALTVLQRRLASSPEAIFQSLRRRSERLERTRVDLLARRDAPPAQMRLIFDEGEPDFEEYDAEELETVEEELVDAATAALTAAELETEVAELNDLAELAQHVLASQADSKWVELRGVLESQVLANHGGSPRKLIVFTEHRDTLNYLERRVSSLIGRRNAVVAIHGGVPRHDRRRITEEFTHNPDVQVMIATDAAGEGLNLQAAHLMVNYDLPWNPNRIEQRFGRIHRIGQTEVCRLWNLVADGTREGEVFQRLLDKIEEQKRAYGGKVFDVLGTSLGEMSLTKLLRDAIRYGERDDVRAKMHETIDAGVSAGLRELMDDHALAHEALPGDELRRLRRDMEDAQARRLQPHFIRDAFVEAFTRLGGRIERREKGRYEITHVPALVRDSTRAPIARRYHRVTFDLKTAAVELGERAELLAPGHPLHDAVLRLTVDGLRTVLDRGTVLTSTEIDAPALLVGVLNEVQDATGATIAQRFGYVLASEDGDILDAGPAPYLDYGPGTVTDAAPVERFSSREDAARTWVISHQLPAFASSSIEHRTHDYERLADRVEKRLNREINRLGLEALKADAASRAGKKVRITGDTLRRRADDLENRLTVRLALIEKQLKMAPLPPKVVSAAVVLPAAIAQPTGGTPVDLAAARKAVERRGVEAVLAAERALGREPEEQAFNNPGFDILSTKGDDHSIRIEVKARVVGADDFTITRNEVLMALNTSPHHRLALVSVHPDGSAQDLVRYIGNAFAGAEPAWLNDFGVVAQTLDWDSWWGRGGDPY; this is encoded by the coding sequence GTGTCTACAGAGTTCTGGAAGTCTGCAACCCCTGGTGCGAGGATCGCAGGGGTGATCCCGGGCTCGCCGGTCACCGTGGTGGCGGTGATTTCGCACGGTGCGGGTGCGGTGCAGCTGATCTATCGCTTGCCCGACGGACAGGTTGCCGAACGGATCCTCTACGACGCGGACGATGCGGGCCTCTCCACCCACCAGGACGGCGGACGACCTTTCGATGCAGACGCGCGAGATTTTCGACTCGCCGCCGAAGCCCAGCGGATCTTGCTCGCTGGCCACTCTGACCCGATGCTCGCGGTCGCTACAAGCGACGTGCAGCCGCTTCCTCACCAGATCCGTGCCGTGTACGGCGAGCTGCTGCCGCGAACGCCGCTTCGATTTCTGCTTGCCGATGACCCTGGGGCCGGAAAGACAATCATGGCCGGGCTGTACATCAAGGAGCTTCTGCTGCGCGACGATGTGAAGCGTTGCCTGATCGTCGCTCCCGGGAGCCTAGTCGAGCAGTGGCAGGACGAGCTGCGCCTGAAGTTCGGGCTCGACTTCGAGATATTGGCCGCACGCTCGCAAGATGCCGCACCCGGCGCCAACGTGTTCGAGGGCAAGCCGCTGCTGATCGCGCGCATGGATCAGCTCGCGCGAAACGAGTACCTGCTCACGCAGCTCGAGGACGCCGAATTCGACCTGGTGGTCGTCGACGAAGCACACCGGATGAGTGCTCGCTGGTTCGGCGGCGAGATCAAGCTGTCACGCCGCTTCGAGCTCGGCCGGCTGCTGAGCGAGCGCACTCGGCACTTCCTGCTCATGACGGCAACTCCCCACAACGGCAAGGAGGAGGATTTTCAGAGCTTCCTCTCACTGCTCGATCGGGATCGCTTCGAGGGACCTGGGGACAAGCGGGCGGAGTCGGGGACGGCCGACGGATTCATGCGTCGGATGATCAAGGAAGATCTGCTGACCTTCGAAGGCAAACCGCTTTTCCCCGAACGACAAGCCGAGACGGCGACGTACCCACTCTCAGCGAACGAGCGCCACCTCTACGAGCAAGTCACGGAGTACGTGCGCGAAGGAATGAATCGCGCCGATCGTCTCGACGGCAAACGACGAGTGACGGTGGGATTTGCGCTCACCGTGCTGCAGCGCCGCCTGGCATCTAGCCCTGAGGCGATCTTCCAGTCGTTGCGTCGCCGCTCCGAGCGACTGGAACGTACTCGAGTCGATCTGCTCGCGCGTCGCGATGCGCCCCCCGCGCAGATGCGCCTCATCTTTGACGAGGGAGAGCCGGACTTCGAAGAGTACGACGCCGAAGAGCTAGAGACCGTCGAAGAGGAGCTCGTCGACGCAGCGACCGCGGCTCTCACTGCGGCCGAGCTTGAGACCGAGGTCGCAGAGCTGAATGACCTGGCGGAGCTTGCGCAGCATGTGCTCGCCAGCCAAGCCGACAGCAAGTGGGTGGAGCTGCGAGGTGTGCTGGAGAGCCAGGTGCTGGCGAACCACGGCGGATCGCCCCGCAAGCTCATCGTCTTCACCGAGCACCGCGACACCCTGAATTACCTCGAACGCCGAGTCTCCTCACTGATCGGGCGACGCAACGCGGTGGTCGCGATCCACGGTGGGGTTCCACGCCATGATCGCCGGCGCATCACCGAAGAGTTCACTCACAACCCGGATGTACAGGTCATGATCGCAACGGATGCCGCGGGTGAGGGGCTCAACCTCCAGGCAGCGCACCTGATGGTGAACTACGACCTCCCGTGGAACCCAAACCGCATCGAGCAGCGTTTTGGACGCATCCATCGCATCGGTCAGACCGAGGTGTGCCGACTGTGGAACCTCGTCGCGGATGGCACCCGAGAGGGCGAAGTCTTCCAGCGGCTTCTCGACAAGATCGAGGAGCAGAAACGCGCCTATGGGGGCAAGGTGTTCGATGTCCTCGGCACCTCGCTCGGTGAGATGTCGCTCACAAAACTGCTGCGCGACGCAATCCGTTATGGAGAGCGCGACGACGTGCGGGCGAAGATGCACGAGACCATCGACGCGGGCGTATCAGCCGGGCTCCGAGAGCTCATGGACGATCACGCACTCGCTCACGAGGCTCTGCCCGGCGACGAGCTGAGACGCCTGCGGCGCGACATGGAGGATGCCCAGGCGCGCAGGCTGCAGCCTCACTTCATCCGTGACGCTTTCGTCGAGGCGTTCACCCGCCTCGGAGGTCGAATCGAGCGCCGAGAGAAGGGCCGCTACGAGATCACGCACGTGCCGGCGCTCGTCCGGGACTCGACACGCGCACCCATCGCTCGGCGCTATCACCGAGTGACGTTCGACCTCAAGACGGCAGCGGTCGAGCTGGGTGAGCGCGCAGAGTTGCTGGCGCCCGGACATCCGCTTCACGACGCGGTGCTCCGCCTCACCGTCGACGGTCTGCGCACAGTGCTCGATCGTGGCACGGTGCTTACGTCGACCGAGATCGACGCGCCTGCACTCCTCGTAGGAGTGCTCAACGAAGTACAAGACGCAACCGGGGCAACCATCGCCCAACGGTTCGGCTACGTCCTCGCCAGCGAAGACGGGGACATCCTGGATGCCGGACCCGCTCCCTACCTCGATTACGGTCCGGGGACGGTGACGGATGCTGCGCCCGTCGAACGCTTCAGCTCGCGGGAAGATGCGGCCCGGACGTGGGTGATCTCGCACCAGTTGCCGGCCTTCGCCTCGTCATCGATCGAACATCGCACCCATGACTACGAGCGACTCGCCGACAGGGTCGAGAAGCGACTCAATCGGGAGATCAATCGACTAGGCCTGGAAGCACTCAAAGCCGACGCCGCCTCCCGCGCGGGGAAGAAGGTCCGCATCACTGGAGACACCCTGCGCCGGCGCGCCGACGATCTCGAGAACAGACTGACTGTGCGCCTCGCCTTGATCGAGAAGCAGCTCAAGATGGCGCCGTTGCCGCCGAAAGTGGTTTCAGCCGCTGTGGTCCTTCCCGCTGCGATCGCGCAGCCGACGGGCGGAACGCCCGTTGATCTCGCCGCGGCGCGAAAGGCAGTCGAGCGTCGCGGTGTGGAGGCCGTCCTCGCCGCCGAACGGGCACTGGGCCGGGAGCCAGAAGAGCAGGCGTTCAACAACCCCGGATTCGACATCCTGTCGACCAAGGGTGACGACCACAGCATTCGCATCGAAGTCAAGGCGCGCGTTGTTGGGGCGGATGACTTCACCATCACTCGCAACGAGGTTCTCATGGCGCTGAACACTTCGCCGCACCACAGGCTCGCGCTGGTTTCGGTGCACCCGGACGGATCCGCGCAAGACCTCGTGCGCTACATCGGGAACGCCTTCGCGGGCGCCGAGCCGGCCTGGCTCAATGACTTCGGAGTTGTCGCGCAGACGCTGGACTGGGACTCGTGGTGGGGTCGCGGAGGTGATCCTTATTAG